The genome window CAGGTAAATGTTATAATAGCTGAGTGCACTTTTGAATTGATGATTATACTGTGCGGCTTTTCCTAAAAGTAAATTCAGCCTTTTGTTTTCTAATTTTGCTTCTTGAGCAATTTTTAGATGCGGAAGGGCTTTACTTTTAGATTCCACTTTAGAATGCAGATAAGCCTCTCCTAAATAGAAGTGGATCATGGCATTGTCTGGATAATACTGGACACCTTCTCGGAGCGCCTCTACAGCCAAATGATATTCGGCTACTCGGATCAACTCTTTACCATGTCCTAGAATCTTCTTTGCAGAAGGTTGCTTTTTTGATTGGGCGTTTGCAAACGTTGCAAATAATGAGAGTACAAAAAAGTACAAACCAAAACGACGTAACATTTTTCGTGTTTGTTTACTTATACATGTAGATATGAGAAATAATTTGAACACAGGAAAAAAATAGATGTTTAAAAAGTATATCCTATAATCCTGAAAATTCTTAGCAATTTACATAAAAGTTGATAAAGGTTAGTGCTAAGAGTTGATTTTGTGTAATTTTGCAGATAAATAGCATTTAATTCATAGAAAAAATGGCAGTACTTCCATATAAAGATAAAGAGGCGAGTAAGAAAGAGCAGGTTGCAGATATGTTTAACAACATTTCTCCAAAGTACGACCTATTAAACAGACTTCTGAGTGTAGGGATTGACATCATCTGGAGAAAAAAGGCTGTTAAGCTTCTTAAGAAAGAACAGCCAAAGTTAATATTGGACGTTGCCACTGGTACATGTGATTTTGCAATTGAGGCATTATCTTTGAACCCAGATAAAATCATTGGAGTAGACATCTCCAAAGGAATGCTTGCTGAAGGACAGAAAAAACTAGAGAAGAAAAATCTAACAAATAAAATTGAGCTTAAGCTTGGTGACTCTGAGCGTCTTCCTTTCGAGGATAATACTTTTGACGCTGTAACTGTAGCTTTTGGTGTTAGAAACTTCGAAAACCTTGAAAAAGGGCTTGCAGACATCAACCGAGTATTGAAACCAGGTGGAACTGCTGTAGTTCTAGAATTTTCTCAGCCAGAGTATTTCCCATTTAAACAGATTTATAACTTCTATTTCAAGAATATTCTACCTTTCGTTGGTAATCTAATTTCTAAAGATCAATCGGCATATACGTATTTGCCAGAATCTGTAGAAGCATTCCCTTACGGTGAGGCATTCAACAAGATTATGACGAAAGTAGGCTTCCAATCAGTTCTATGCAAAACACTCACTTTTGGAATAAGCTCTATTTACGTAGGAAAAAAATAATATTTTTATCCTCAACCATTTTTTTGACTTTTTGCTTTCAAAGCGTTTTAGCACAATCAGGACTGACCATTTTCAGACCAAAGTACGATGAAAGAAAATTGCACTATGGTTTTCATGTTGGCTTTTTTAATGAAAGTACCAATGTGAAATTTGTAGACGATTTTCTTTCCAATACTTTGGTAACAGAAGATTCATTGAATGGCATTCAGGGAAAAGGGAATGCTGGTTTTTCTGTTGGGTTTATCTTGAACTACAAACTTCAAGATCAATGGGATTTACGCTTCTTACCAGGAGTTTCACTCTTTGAACGCTTGATTAGCTATAATTATCCAAATCAGGTGATTGAATCGAGTGTCCAAAACACAGAAATAAATTTACCTATTCTTATACGCTACAAGTCAAAACGTAGAAGAAATCACAGAGTTTATATCATTGGTGGTCTAACTCCTAACTTCCAAGTAAGTACAAAAACCGATGATCCGCCTTCGGAATCATTCGAGTATAAATCCTTCAATCTTGAAGCAACTTATGGTATAGGGGTCGATATGTATATGCAGATGTTCAACTTTGTACCAGAGCTAAGAATCTCTCATGGTCTATTGAATATTCATAAACAAAATGATAAAAACCCTGTTACAGACCTTGTAGACCGTATCTATACCCATAAAATTTCATTTATCCTCAATTTTGAAGGGTAAAAACTAAAAGTCAGATAATTTTTCTGCTTTAATCTTGATCTCATTAAATAGATATTATAAACATTTATTTAAATTTGTCTCAGAAACTCAATTGATCTGACAGACTTTAACCATATAAGTTTTATGAAAAAAAATATCGTAAGAGTAGCGGCTGCAGGATTACTCCTTTCGCTTACAGCTTGTTTTGGTCAACATAATAAAGCACCAAACCCTGGAGTAAACTTGGACAGCAAACGTATCTACGGAGAAACTAGAGAAGCTAAACCAAGACAATTGGCAAAAGAGCATAATACTGCTGACTTGGAAACAACAAAAAGAATCAATGAGATTCGTAATGAGTTGTATCCTAACTAGTAAATATAAGCCCAATGATTTCATATTATTGGGCTTTTATACCCTAATTTCTTAATCCAAGATGCCCAAAGACTTATATTTTATTGCCATTGTTCCACCACAGCCCATCTATAATCAACTTCAAGAGTTAACAGAGGAATGTGCTCAAAAATATAAAAGTTATAAAGCCCTTAACTCTCCTCCTCATATTACGCTTTATATGCCTTTTCATTTTGAAAGCGATATGCTTTCAAAATTGACTGATTCACTCACTAATTTTGCACAAAACCAAAAGGATTTTCAGATTTCACTTGATGGATTTTCTACTTTTTCGCCTAGAGTTATTTTTGTAGCTATTCAAGAAAATACCTCCTTATCTGTTTTACAGAAACAACTTCTTGATCACTTAAAAGAGGATTTAGAAATTTCTAATAAGCATTTTGCTACTCAAAATTTCCACCCTCACATCACTATTCTTTTCAAAGACTTGAAACCAGAGGTATTTCATCAAGCTTGGGAAGAACTAAAAGATCAAAAGTATGAAGCTAACTTTCTGACGACAAGCTTCTGTTTATTAAAACATGAAAATGGAAAGTGGAAATTGATCAATACTTTTCATTTTAAATGAAAAAAGTGAAAGCCTTTTTATGCCTCAACAACGAATAATCTACTGGTTCAGAAATGATTTAAGACTACATGACCAACCTATATTAAATTCATTACCTAAAGACACTTCATTACTTCCAATTTATTGCTTTGACCCAAGACATTACGCCCTTACTTCTCATGGCTATCTTAAAACTGGTATATTCAGAGCACAATTTATTTTGGAATCTGTTTGGGAACTAAAAGAAAGCCTTCTTATGGCTGGAAGTGACCTTTACATTGCTATTGGAAAACCCGAAGAAGTTATTCCCGAAATCCTCCATACTTGGCAAGCAGATATTATCTACACCCAAAAAGAATATACCGAAGAAGAAATCATCGTAGAAAACAACCTGAAAGATAAAATGACGGAGGATAATCTACACACACAACTAGAATTCCTTCATCAAAAAACATTATTTTCCAATTCAACTATAAATACACTTCTTAGCGATTTACCTACATCACTAGAAGACTTTATTGATAAAGTGAATAATGATACTATATTAATTCAGAAGGCTATAGAAGCCCCTGAAAACCTCCCACAAATCCCATTACAATACGCATATTCAGATCTTCCCGAGCTAGAAGGTTTTGGATTATTTCCTCAATCTCCAGATCCTAGAGCTGAGTTTGATTTCATTGGGGGAGAAAAACAAGGTTTAGAAAGAATGAAGGCATTTTGGGGTAGAAAATATAAGACATTTAAACAAAGTGATAGTTCTAGGTTTTCTCCATGGTTTTCTTCTGGTTGTCTATCTCCTCGAAAAGTCTTTGAAGAAATATTATTATTGAATGATAAAAAGTACAGTCAAATCCTCCAAAATCAATTACTAACTCGTGAGTACTGTCAATTGCTCGCAATAAAATATGGAAACAAAATATTCCAACTTGAAGGCATAAATGGGAATAATATAAAGTTTAAAACTAACTACGAATCTTATACAAATTGGAAAGATGGTACAACAGAGCACCCTATCGTTAATGCCATAATGAAAGAACTGTATTTTACTGGCTACATTTCTTACCTACACAGGCATCTAACAGCTGTCTATTTCTGTCATATTCTAAAACTAGATTGGCGTTGGGGAGCAGCTTGGTTTGAGGCTAATTTGATTGATTATGATCCTGCGTCTAATTGGATTAATTGGATGAAAATAGGAACTCAGAAAGAACAATTAGATAAAGAAATTTTCAAAGAGAAATTTCAAAGTGCTTTTGAAAATAGACAATACATCAATATTTGGTCGAAAAACTAGAGTTCTTCAATAAAAAACTCTTATCCCAAAGCCTAAAACTTTAGAATAAGAGTTTTATATCACCATTTATACCCAATATTGAGAGATTAGTATTCCGGATTAAACATATAATCTGTAATAAATTTTCTCAAATTATG of Sediminitomix flava contains these proteins:
- the ubiE gene encoding bifunctional demethylmenaquinone methyltransferase/2-methoxy-6-polyprenyl-1,4-benzoquinol methylase UbiE; protein product: MAVLPYKDKEASKKEQVADMFNNISPKYDLLNRLLSVGIDIIWRKKAVKLLKKEQPKLILDVATGTCDFAIEALSLNPDKIIGVDISKGMLAEGQKKLEKKNLTNKIELKLGDSERLPFEDNTFDAVTVAFGVRNFENLEKGLADINRVLKPGGTAVVLEFSQPEYFPFKQIYNFYFKNILPFVGNLISKDQSAYTYLPESVEAFPYGEAFNKIMTKVGFQSVLCKTLTFGISSIYVGKK
- the porT gene encoding type IX secretion/gliding motility protein PorT/SprT — encoded protein: MTFCFQSVLAQSGLTIFRPKYDERKLHYGFHVGFFNESTNVKFVDDFLSNTLVTEDSLNGIQGKGNAGFSVGFILNYKLQDQWDLRFLPGVSLFERLISYNYPNQVIESSVQNTEINLPILIRYKSKRRRNHRVYIIGGLTPNFQVSTKTDDPPSESFEYKSFNLEATYGIGVDMYMQMFNFVPELRISHGLLNIHKQNDKNPVTDLVDRIYTHKISFILNFEG
- a CDS encoding DASH family cryptochrome, yielding MPQQRIIYWFRNDLRLHDQPILNSLPKDTSLLPIYCFDPRHYALTSHGYLKTGIFRAQFILESVWELKESLLMAGSDLYIAIGKPEEVIPEILHTWQADIIYTQKEYTEEEIIVENNLKDKMTEDNLHTQLEFLHQKTLFSNSTINTLLSDLPTSLEDFIDKVNNDTILIQKAIEAPENLPQIPLQYAYSDLPELEGFGLFPQSPDPRAEFDFIGGEKQGLERMKAFWGRKYKTFKQSDSSRFSPWFSSGCLSPRKVFEEILLLNDKKYSQILQNQLLTREYCQLLAIKYGNKIFQLEGINGNNIKFKTNYESYTNWKDGTTEHPIVNAIMKELYFTGYISYLHRHLTAVYFCHILKLDWRWGAAWFEANLIDYDPASNWINWMKIGTQKEQLDKEIFKEKFQSAFENRQYINIWSKN
- a CDS encoding 2'-5' RNA ligase family protein, with the translated sequence MPKDLYFIAIVPPQPIYNQLQELTEECAQKYKSYKALNSPPHITLYMPFHFESDMLSKLTDSLTNFAQNQKDFQISLDGFSTFSPRVIFVAIQENTSLSVLQKQLLDHLKEDLEISNKHFATQNFHPHITILFKDLKPEVFHQAWEELKDQKYEANFLTTSFCLLKHENGKWKLINTFHFK